The Salinirubellus salinus genome segment CTCACACGTCGCGCGGTTTGCCGGTTCCTCGACCCCCGGTTGGCCACCGGCAGCGAGGCGGTTATCTCCGCTGGGGGTCCGCGGACGGTATGGAGACGCGAGTCCAGCCGCCGGCGGGACGGAGCGTGGCCTGATGCGGTTGCGTCCTCCCCGTCGGGGAACGTTTTTGTCCGGTCCCGCGAAATCCCGGGCCAGTATGGCCGTCGACGACGTCGAGTACGAACCGGTCTCGGTGAAGGCGGTGCTGGCGGAGATGAAAGACACCGCCGAACTCCTCATCGACCTGTCGTACTCGGCGGTGTTGCTCGGCTCCGACGCGGTCGCCGAGGAGGTGCTCGAACTCGAGGAGCGGATGGACGTCCTCCAGTTACAGGCCCGGATGAGCCTGCTGATGGCCGCGCGCAACCCCGAGGACGCCGAGGCACTCGCGCCCGTCCTCGGCGTGGTCGGGGCGGCCGAGAAGATCTCCGACGCGGCCGGCGACATCGCGAAGGTCGTCCTCGAGGACATCGGGCTGCCCGAGGCGATGCGAGCGGCGCTCCCGGAGGCCGTCGAGACCATCGTCAGGGTCGGTGTCGACAGCGAGTCCGCACTCGCCGGTCGGACGCTTGGCGAGACGAACCTCGAGACCGAGACCGGCGTGCGGGTCATCGCCATCCGGCGCGCGGGCGACTGGCTGACGAACCCCGACTACACGACGACCCTCGACGTCGGCGACGTGGTCCTCCTCCGGGGGACGGAACTCGGCGTCGCGGCGGTGTACGAGGACCTCTCGGGCGCGGAGTACGAGGCGCCCGACGCCCCCGACCCGACCGTCGAGGACCTCGAACGCGCGGTCGACTCGGTCGTGCTGATGAAGAACATGTCCGAACTCGCCGTGGACCTCGCGTACGGGTCGGTGCTGTTCGACTCCGACGGCATCGCCGAGGAGGTGCTCGAACTGGAGGCCGAGGTGGACGCGCTGGAGGACCGCTTCGAGGCGTGGATCCTCCGTGCCGCCGCGGACATGGAGGACCCCGTCCGGTTGCGGGGGCTGATGCACCTCGCCAGCGCGACGGAGGTCATCTCCGACGCCGCCCTCGAGATCAGCGAGGGGGTGTTGCGGGGGCTGGGTGCCCACCCCGTCATCGCGGAGGCGGTCCGCGAGTCGGACGAGGTCATCGTCCGCCTGCAGGTCGCCGACGGGTCGCGACTCGACGGGGCGACGCTGGCCGAGGAGATGGTCAAGACGGAGACGGGGATGCGCGTCATCGCGGTGCGCCGAGCGCGCGAACCCGGCACCACGCGCGTCGGCGACTGGGTGGTCTCGCCCGGTCCGACGACGGAACTCCACGCGGGCGACGTGCTCGTGGCGAAGGGGACCCGCGACGGCAGCGAGCGACTGGCCGGGCTGGCAGGTGTGGCGTCGACCGAGCCCTGAGCCGGTCAGTCCAGCTCTCGGACCTTCCTGACCAGCGACCCGACGGTGAACACCATCGTCAGCAACAGCCCCACGCCCGTCGCGAGGACGAACGCCAGTCCGGCGTAGTAGAAGACGGGGTAGTCGGAACTGCCGGCGTTGCTGACGATGAGCGCGAGCAACCCGAGGGCGAGGACGACGCCGATGCCGAACCCCGCCTTCGCGTTGCGCTGGACGTTGATGGCCCGGAAGAAGTTCGCGGTGCCGCCAGGGCGGTCGGGGACGTCCTCGCCCGGTCCGGAGTGGGTGTCCTCGCTCACATCCCACCGTAGGCGGGCCGACGGCATAGGACTGTCCGTCCGCCCTCGGCGATTCGTGCCGGAATCCCGCCTGCTGTGCCGATACCGAACGGTCTATAGGCGTCCCCGGTCCGAGTTCGTGTAATGACGACCCTCGGTACCGCCAGCGCGGCCCCCGGTGAGACGTCCGTGGGGCGGCTGCCGGTCGGGCAGGCCCGTGACGGCTCCGAGGTCGCGCTCCCCGTCTGCGTCATCAACGGCGCGAGCGAGGGACGCACCCTCTACGTGCAGGCGGTCTCGGACGGCGACGAACTGAACGGTCTCGGCGTCGTCCAGCGGTTCGTCCCGCGCATCGACCCCACCGACCTCGCCGGCCAGATACTCGTCGTCGGCATCGTGAACCACTACGGCTTCCAGGTCGCCGAACACCGCAACCCCATCGACGACACGAAGCTCAACCGAACCTACCCCGGGAACGAGAACGGCACCGCCTCCGAGCGCATCGCCCACGCGACGTTCCAGGCCGCCTCCTCGGCGGACCTCGTCCTCGACCTGCACCAGGGCTCTACCTCCCGGATGATTAACGAGGCTCGCGTCCGCTGTGGGAAGCGCCACCGCCTCCACCGCGAGTGTCTCGAACTCGCCAAGGTGTTCGGCTGTGGGCACGTCCTCGACCAGAAGGGGCCGGACGGCCAGCTCGCCCGTGCCGCCCCCGACGAGGGCGTCCCGACCATCGACCCCGAACTCGGCGGCGCGGTGGGCTGGGACGAGGAGTCCATCCGCATCGGCGTTCGCGGCGTGATGAACGTCCTCACATACTACGACTTCCTCGAGGGGACCGTCTCGCCCGAGACCCAGACCCGCGCGACGGGCTTCGACCAGTACGGCTCGCCCGCCGGCGGGCTCGTCGACTTCACCGCCGACCTCGGCGACCGGGTCTCGCGGGGCGACGTGCTGTTCCGCATCACGGACCCGTTCGGCACCGTCCAGTCGACGGTGAAGGCCGAGTCCTCGGGCATCTTCTGGCGGACGCGGCGGCTGCCGCAGGTGGCGACGGGGGAGTACGTCTGTTCGGTCGGCACCGACATCGACACCTACTAGGACCCACTTTTACTCCTCGGGTGCGCTCGCTGCGCTCGCGCACCGCTCGTCGCAAAAACGTCCTCAGAAGTCGAAGACTTCTGATGGGCTGCGGTAGAGCTCTGCTCTACCGAACGTGGGGAAAAACTGCGCCCCTCGCTGCACTCGCGCCGGGTGGGTGCACTGGTGCCTACCGCACCGCGGCGGCCAGTACACGCTTGCTCGTCCGCGTCGGCCCCAAAGACCTATCAACGGAGGTGTAAGACTCGCTGCCATGCGCATCGACCGTGCCGCCAAGTTCGGTGTCGTCGCGACAGCCCTCCTCCTCCCCATCTCGGTGGCCGCCGTGCTGATCTCGCGGCCCGTGCTCGAGAGTTCCATCACCGACAACACCGTCGTCGTCTTCGTCGCCATCGGGGCGTCGGTGGTGAACATGACGTTCCTGTTCGCACTGGTCGGGCTCTACCTCGACCGGGAACTGGCAGCGCGGGGACTCGCCAGTTCCGACGGGGAGTGACGACTCCCGACATCGAAACCCACACCCTCCCCGCCCGCCTCCCCCCGCCATGCTCCGCTGTCCCGCCTGCGACGCCACCTACGCGGACCGCTGGCGCTGTACCTGCGGCCACCCGCTGGAGTTCGCCGAGCGACCGCTCCCCGAGGCCGACTCGCCGGCCGACGTCGACCCGCGGGACGGCCTCTGGGCCGTCGCCGAGTTCCTGCCCGTCGACCGGCACGTCTCGCTCGGCGAGGGGTGGACGCCGCTCGTCGACGCGCCCGACTGGGACGCCGCGTTCAAACTCGACTACGTGTTCCCGACGGGGTCGTTCAAGGACCGCGGTGCGGCGCTGACTCTCTCGCGGGCCGCCGAACTCGGCGTCGAGACGGTCGTCGAGGACTCCTCGGGCAACGCCGGCGCGGCCATCGCGACCTACGCCGCACGCGCCGGTATCGACGCCCGCATCTTCGTCCCCACGGGGGTGAAGGAGCGCAAGGTCCGGGCCATCGAACGGGCCGGCGCGACCGTCGAACGCGTCGAGGGCTCACGCGAGGCCGTCACCGATGCGTGTCTCGAGGCGGTCGAGGCCGGAGCGGGCTGGTACGCGAGCCACGCGTGGAACCCCGCGTTCTTCGCGGGGACGGCAACGATGGCGTACGAGATCGCCGCCCAGTTCGACTGGGCGGTCCCGGACGCCGTCGTCCTCCCGCTCGGCCACGGGACGATGTTCCTCGGTGCGTACCGCGGGTTCACCGCGCTTCGCGACGCCGGGTGGACCGACCGGGTCCCGCGGCTCCTCGGGGCACAGGCCGAGGGCTACGCGCCCATCGCGGACGAACTCCACGCCTCGACGGGCGCACAGAACGACCTCGCGGACGGCATCCAGATCCGTGAGCCGGTGCGCCGCGACGAGATTCTCGATGCCATCGAGGCCACGGACGGGGACGCCATCGCGGTCTCCAGCGAGGCCACCGAGCGCGAACTCGACCGACTCCACCGCGCGGGGTTCTACACAGAACCGACATGCGCCGTCGCTCCAGCCGCCCTCGCCGAGTACCGCGAGCGCGGAGTTCTCGACGAGGGGGCGGACGTGGTGGTCGCGCTGTCTGGGTCCGGACTGAAGGGGTAGCGGTGCTGTGGCGGAGCGGTCGCGGTGCTGTCGTAGCACCAGCGCACCTACCCGCCACGAGGCGCGCTCGCGCGCCGGGTGGCGCCTTTTTCACCCATGTCTTTGCGCAAGCGGTTCGCGCCGTAGGCGCGAACCCGAGCGGAAAATGATGGTTAGTAAGGTTCGTCTTTCAGTCCCAGCAGATACGCTCCCGCGTTCGTCCCGAGGTGGAGCAGCGGCGTCAGTACCAGGACGACCGCCAGGACAGGGAGCGTGAGAACCCCGAGGAGCCACGCGGGTGCGACCACGAGCGTCAGGACGAACGCGCCGACGACGAAGTCGAGCTGGTCGACGACGGGGAACGCCGCCCCGCGCTCGCGGCCGGTGCGCCGCTTGAGGAACGACGCGGTGACGTCTCCCAGCATCGCGCCGAGGGGGAGCGAGAGGATGGCTGCGGGAGGGAACAGGGGGAGGGCGAACCCCGAGACGGAGACTGCGGGGTCGTGGAGGAGGTTGAGTGCGAGCGCGACCAGCGCGCCGGCGAGCGTCCCCACGAGCGTGCCGCGCCACGTCTTGCCGTCGCCGAGCAGTCGCCGGCCGTCACGGGTCCGTCCGCCGTCGATAGGTGCCCCACCACCCGCGAGGACGGCCGCGTTGTTCGGGATGTACGCGGGGAGCATCACCCAGAACGCGACGGCCACCGCCTCGGCTATCATTGTCTGCGAGGTTGGCGGGGACGGGCTTAATTTCGGTGGGTTCGAGCCGGGTACGTTCTCACCCGGCAGCAGGAAACGGGACGGGCGTTCAGGCGGTCCGACCGACGTCGCCCTCGGTGGTCGACTCGGTCGTCTCCTTCCCGCGGTAGGTGTTCATCCCGAGCGCGTTGTTCAGCGGGCACTTCTGGGTGACCGCCGTGACGCTCAGCACCAGTCCGACCAGCACCGCGAGCCCCGCGATGGCGAGGCCGAGCGTGCCGGCCGCGATGGTGAACAGTCCGAGCAGGGCCGCCGCTCCGACGATGATCAGTACAGGTCCGAGGACGAACCGGGCGATTCGGTCGTAGCCGCCGACGTTCTTCTCCATGAATCTTTCACCGTCCATCGATACACCGGCTCGGGTCTCAATCGTGCCGCTGGTTCCCACACCACGAGAACGCTCACGGCGGGAGGAGTACGTCCCCGAGCGGCGCCGGACGCCGGGTCACATCGAGACGTTCGACTCGCTCTCGGCGTCCTCGGTGGCGTCCTCCAGCCCGCTCTCTTTCACGTCGGCCGTGAGTTGCTCGGCGGCCGCGTCGGTGAACAAATCCTCGAACTCAGCGCGGAAGCGCCCGGACACCCGGCGCTCCTCGGCCTGCGCGTCGAGGACGCGCCGGTAACGCCGCACCGTCGACTCGCTCACGTCGAGTTCGGCGGCCGCGTCGGCTACCGACCCGTCCGCGAGCAGCGAGCGAAGGCGTTCCAGGTCGAACGGGGCGTCGGTGTCGCGGTCACGGAGGAGGTGGAGCGCGAGGCGGGCGCGGACGACGGTCCGGCGGTCCTCGTCGAGGGCCGCGGCGATGTCGGTGTCGGACTCCCCCTCGAAGAAGCCGACGACGACCGTGACGAGGGCGTCGTCGTCGAGCGTGGTGTCGAACGCACAGCGCTCGCGCAGCTCGGCGATGGTCTCGTGGATGCGCTCCTCGCGGTCCTCGGGGACGTCCCCCGCGAGCGAGCCACGAGCTTCCTCCTGTCGCTCTGTCACCGTCTCCGACTCGGTGACGTTCACGAAGATGTCACGGAGTTCGGCCGTCTTCTCGTCCATCTGACCGCGGAGATACGTGCCCCCGGTATTTAAACTGTGTGTCTCCGTGACACGCGGTCGCGGCCGGCGTTTCGTCAACCGGTAGCTTGAGTATAGT includes the following:
- a CDS encoding potassium channel family protein; the encoded protein is MAVDDVEYEPVSVKAVLAEMKDTAELLIDLSYSAVLLGSDAVAEEVLELEERMDVLQLQARMSLLMAARNPEDAEALAPVLGVVGAAEKISDAAGDIAKVVLEDIGLPEAMRAALPEAVETIVRVGVDSESALAGRTLGETNLETETGVRVIAIRRAGDWLTNPDYTTTLDVGDVVLLRGTELGVAAVYEDLSGAEYEAPDAPDPTVEDLERAVDSVVLMKNMSELAVDLAYGSVLFDSDGIAEEVLELEAEVDALEDRFEAWILRAAADMEDPVRLRGLMHLASATEVISDAALEISEGVLRGLGAHPVIAEAVRESDEVIVRLQVADGSRLDGATLAEEMVKTETGMRVIAVRRAREPGTTRVGDWVVSPGPTTELHAGDVLVAKGTRDGSERLAGLAGVASTEP
- a CDS encoding DUF7536 family protein translates to MSEDTHSGPGEDVPDRPGGTANFFRAINVQRNAKAGFGIGVVLALGLLALIVSNAGSSDYPVFYYAGLAFVLATGVGLLLTMVFTVGSLVRKVRELD
- a CDS encoding succinylglutamate desuccinylase/aspartoacylase family protein produces the protein MTTLGTASAAPGETSVGRLPVGQARDGSEVALPVCVINGASEGRTLYVQAVSDGDELNGLGVVQRFVPRIDPTDLAGQILVVGIVNHYGFQVAEHRNPIDDTKLNRTYPGNENGTASERIAHATFQAASSADLVLDLHQGSTSRMINEARVRCGKRHRLHRECLELAKVFGCGHVLDQKGPDGQLARAAPDEGVPTIDPELGGAVGWDEESIRIGVRGVMNVLTYYDFLEGTVSPETQTRATGFDQYGSPAGGLVDFTADLGDRVSRGDVLFRITDPFGTVQSTVKAESSGIFWRTRRLPQVATGEYVCSVGTDIDTY
- a CDS encoding pyridoxal-phosphate dependent enzyme, with translation MLRCPACDATYADRWRCTCGHPLEFAERPLPEADSPADVDPRDGLWAVAEFLPVDRHVSLGEGWTPLVDAPDWDAAFKLDYVFPTGSFKDRGAALTLSRAAELGVETVVEDSSGNAGAAIATYAARAGIDARIFVPTGVKERKVRAIERAGATVERVEGSREAVTDACLEAVEAGAGWYASHAWNPAFFAGTATMAYEIAAQFDWAVPDAVVLPLGHGTMFLGAYRGFTALRDAGWTDRVPRLLGAQAEGYAPIADELHASTGAQNDLADGIQIREPVRRDEILDAIEATDGDAIAVSSEATERELDRLHRAGFYTEPTCAVAPAALAEYRERGVLDEGADVVVALSGSGLKG
- a CDS encoding CDP-2,3-bis-(O-geranylgeranyl)-sn-glycerol synthase, encoding MIAEAVAVAFWVMLPAYIPNNAAVLAGGGAPIDGGRTRDGRRLLGDGKTWRGTLVGTLAGALVALALNLLHDPAVSVSGFALPLFPPAAILSLPLGAMLGDVTASFLKRRTGRERGAAFPVVDQLDFVVGAFVLTLVVAPAWLLGVLTLPVLAVVLVLTPLLHLGTNAGAYLLGLKDEPY
- a CDS encoding DUF2892 domain-containing protein — its product is MEKNVGGYDRIARFVLGPVLIIVGAAALLGLFTIAAGTLGLAIAGLAVLVGLVLSVTAVTQKCPLNNALGMNTYRGKETTESTTEGDVGRTA
- a CDS encoding conditioned medium-induced protein 4; translation: MDEKTAELRDIFVNVTESETVTERQEEARGSLAGDVPEDREERIHETIAELRERCAFDTTLDDDALVTVVVGFFEGESDTDIAAALDEDRRTVVRARLALHLLRDRDTDAPFDLERLRSLLADGSVADAAAELDVSESTVRRYRRVLDAQAEERRVSGRFRAEFEDLFTDAAAEQLTADVKESGLEDATEDAESESNVSM